Proteins co-encoded in one Bacillus paramycoides genomic window:
- a CDS encoding DMT family transporter, which produces MFNKKSMPAIKMILSMSIFGSIGFFSVQTGLPSFELVFVRCICATLFLALCWLVTGQYKSEKWNKKEVMQILACGIFLVFNWVFLFKAFEVMSITIAISVYHLAPIIVLMIGSIVFKERLTVFAVMSIVICFIGTVLVAGVDGNVSFEKLMSSGMVWALLAALFYAFTTLLGKGIQHTSAYAMTFLQTFLGIFLLLPFVDFGKFQGLTEMNWMMITATGLIHTGFVYYLFFDSLRDLSTRLISVLVFLDPAVAILLDTVFTGFRPTSMQIVGIVLIFVGMAFTFRKTKDEKIAIKEKVF; this is translated from the coding sequence GTGTTTAATAAAAAATCAATGCCGGCTATAAAAATGATCCTTTCGATGTCTATTTTCGGATCAATTGGATTTTTTTCTGTTCAAACAGGTTTACCGTCTTTTGAATTAGTATTCGTTCGTTGCATTTGTGCGACTCTATTTTTAGCATTATGTTGGCTCGTAACAGGACAGTATAAAAGTGAGAAATGGAATAAAAAAGAAGTTATGCAAATATTAGCATGCGGTATATTTCTCGTTTTTAACTGGGTATTTCTATTTAAAGCGTTTGAAGTTATGTCGATTACAATTGCGATTTCAGTTTACCATCTGGCACCAATTATCGTATTAATGATTGGTAGTATCGTATTTAAAGAGAGACTTACAGTATTTGCGGTTATGTCCATTGTTATTTGTTTTATCGGTACAGTTTTAGTAGCTGGGGTAGATGGAAATGTATCGTTTGAGAAACTGATGTCATCTGGTATGGTATGGGCACTTCTTGCAGCATTATTTTATGCTTTTACTACTTTACTAGGAAAAGGAATTCAGCATACGAGTGCATATGCGATGACATTTTTACAAACGTTTTTAGGTATATTTTTATTGCTACCATTCGTAGATTTTGGCAAGTTTCAAGGGCTAACAGAGATGAATTGGATGATGATCACAGCGACAGGTCTTATACATACGGGATTTGTATATTACTTATTTTTTGACAGTTTAAGAGATTTATCTACGAGATTAATTTCTGTATTAGTGTTTTTAGATCCAGCGGTTGCAATACTATTAGATACAGTATTTACCGGGTTTAGACCGACTAGTATGCAAATAGTAGGAATTGTTCTTATATTTGTAGGGATGGCATTTACTTTTCGAAAAACGAAGGATGAAAAAATAGCAATAAAAGAAAAAGTATTCTGA
- a CDS encoding S-layer homology domain-containing protein has protein sequence MKKNMLRIMATVTIMGGLFISTNVPNVKAEEYPEMIVFGDVPVNHWAYDDIMDVVYNKVMLGYGNGKFGVGDNVTREQVAAVLYRTLNLKKEGPLKNPYKDISERATMFLDEILVLTKHGIFEGDEKGNFRPAAPVTRAEMAQILTKAFTFEVKKNHTFKDVPNNHWAKNAISALQSNHVIVGTGNGKFEPDKVVTREQYATFLNKAVFYFPVKDEDYE, from the coding sequence ATGAAGAAGAACATGTTACGTATAATGGCAACGGTAACTATTATGGGCGGCTTGTTTATAAGTACGAATGTTCCAAACGTAAAAGCAGAAGAATATCCAGAAATGATTGTGTTTGGTGATGTTCCAGTAAACCACTGGGCATATGACGATATAATGGACGTAGTATACAATAAAGTAATGTTAGGCTATGGAAATGGTAAGTTTGGTGTAGGAGATAATGTAACACGAGAACAAGTGGCTGCAGTACTCTATCGTACATTGAATTTGAAAAAAGAAGGACCTTTAAAAAATCCATACAAAGATATTTCTGAGAGGGCAACAATGTTTTTAGATGAAATTTTAGTATTAACAAAGCATGGTATTTTTGAAGGCGATGAAAAAGGGAATTTTAGACCAGCCGCACCAGTAACACGTGCAGAAATGGCGCAAATTCTTACGAAGGCATTTACATTTGAAGTGAAGAAGAACCATACATTTAAAGATGTACCAAATAATCATTGGGCAAAAAATGCGATTAGTGCACTGCAGTCTAATCATGTCATAGTAGGAACAGGAAATGGGAAATTTGAACCGGATAAAGTTGTAACACGAGAGCAATATGCAACGTTTTTAAATAAAGCTGTTTTTTATTTTCCAGTAAAAGATGAGGATTATGAATAA
- a CDS encoding S-layer homology domain-containing protein — protein MREMKKLVKIATSLTLMGGIFVGANGVSANTDVIQKSSPNIMIEFDDVPTGHWAYDEITNLVYHRIMYGYGNGKFGVEDHITREQAAAVLYRALHVKGSATIGNPYGDISAKSTMFPYEILRLTQLGIFKGDENGNFRPKATMTRAELSQILAKAYELKTKSPHTFTDIPENHWARDAISALQSNKVAVGTGNGKFEPEMLVTRGQFAKFLQRAIDNSPGKME, from the coding sequence ATGAGAGAGATGAAAAAGCTAGTAAAGATAGCGACATCGTTAACTTTAATGGGAGGAATATTTGTAGGTGCAAATGGTGTGTCTGCAAATACAGATGTTATCCAGAAATCTAGCCCTAATATTATGATAGAATTTGATGATGTACCAACAGGCCATTGGGCATATGATGAAATTACGAATTTAGTATATCATCGAATTATGTATGGATATGGAAATGGTAAGTTTGGTGTAGAAGATCATATAACACGTGAACAAGCGGCGGCAGTATTGTACCGCGCACTTCATGTAAAAGGAAGTGCGACTATTGGAAATCCATATGGAGATATTAGTGCGAAATCAACCATGTTCCCTTACGAAATTTTACGCTTAACACAGCTTGGTATTTTTAAAGGAGACGAAAATGGGAATTTCCGTCCGAAAGCAACAATGACTCGCGCAGAGTTATCACAAATTTTAGCGAAAGCATATGAGTTGAAAACAAAGAGCCCACATACATTTACAGATATACCAGAAAACCATTGGGCAAGGGATGCAATTAGCGCATTACAGTCTAATAAAGTAGCGGTAGGAACGGGAAATGGCAAGTTCGAGCCTGAAATGCTCGTTACACGCGGACAATTTGCGAAGTTTTTACAACGAGCAATTGATAATTCTCCAGGGAAAATGGAATAG
- a CDS encoding phosphotransferase: MSNYTNEEKLTRGNVSNVYRSENTVRRELKPGSAQIHQLLQHLEKKGFHHAPKFLGVDEKDREILSFIEGEAGNYPLKEYMRSNDVLKEIARMLRLYHDAVSDFPLVDDWKPMDLTPNNMEVVCHNDFAIYNIIFNNEKPVGIIDFDVAAPGPRIWDIAYTLYTCVPLSRVYYTESGEAVHYESVQHANRTKERVKLFVQSYGKSMNEDYVGMVLLRLEALCTYMKRKAQEGDVNFQRMIDEGHLEHYEKDMKFIRDHRAEWI; the protein is encoded by the coding sequence ATGTCAAACTATACAAACGAAGAAAAGCTTACCAGGGGAAACGTCTCAAATGTATATCGTTCTGAAAATACTGTTCGGCGAGAATTAAAGCCTGGCAGCGCACAAATTCATCAATTATTACAACACTTAGAAAAGAAAGGATTTCATCACGCTCCAAAGTTTTTAGGGGTAGATGAAAAAGATAGAGAGATTTTATCCTTTATTGAAGGAGAAGCTGGAAATTATCCGTTAAAAGAATATATGCGGTCTAACGATGTTTTAAAAGAAATCGCAAGGATGCTTCGCCTGTACCATGATGCGGTAAGTGATTTTCCGTTAGTAGATGATTGGAAACCGATGGACCTTACTCCAAATAACATGGAGGTTGTATGCCATAACGATTTTGCCATATATAACATTATTTTTAATAACGAGAAACCAGTAGGCATTATTGATTTCGATGTTGCTGCTCCTGGCCCAAGAATTTGGGATATCGCTTATACGCTTTATACTTGTGTACCTTTAAGTAGAGTGTATTATACAGAATCGGGCGAGGCAGTTCATTATGAATCGGTACAACATGCCAATCGTACGAAAGAAAGAGTGAAATTATTTGTCCAGTCCTATGGGAAAAGTATGAACGAAGATTACGTAGGTATGGTGCTGCTACGCCTAGAAGCGTTATGTACGTATATGAAAAGAAAAGCGCAAGAAGGCGATGTGAATTTCCAAAGAATGATTGATGAAGGACATTTAGAGCATTATGAAAAAGATATGAAGTTTATTCGTGATCATAGAGCTGAGTGGATTTAA
- a CDS encoding TVP38/TMEM64 family protein → MDFQTIKEYFSPENMDHIVESYKAFGPLLGIGLPMIEALIPALPLIVFVLANAVAFGFWLGFLYSWLGSVMGALLVFFIIRHFGRSRFFSFVNKHERVRKAMGWIERKGFAPIFVIFCFPFTPSALINVVAGLSRISVKQFGLALAFGKLVMIFILTYIGHDLMSFIHNPVKSVIVAIGIFILWYVGKKIEVKLELH, encoded by the coding sequence ATGGATTTTCAGACAATCAAAGAGTATTTTTCACCAGAAAATATGGATCATATTGTTGAAAGTTATAAAGCGTTCGGACCACTGCTTGGTATTGGTTTACCGATGATAGAAGCGTTGATTCCAGCATTGCCACTCATCGTATTTGTACTGGCGAATGCTGTTGCATTTGGATTTTGGCTCGGTTTTCTTTATTCTTGGCTTGGATCAGTAATGGGTGCCTTGCTTGTCTTTTTCATTATCCGCCATTTTGGCCGCAGTCGTTTCTTTTCTTTTGTAAATAAGCATGAGAGAGTACGGAAGGCAATGGGATGGATTGAAAGGAAAGGGTTCGCACCGATTTTCGTCATATTTTGTTTTCCGTTTACACCGTCTGCGCTTATAAACGTTGTTGCTGGTTTATCACGCATTAGTGTAAAACAGTTTGGCCTTGCGCTCGCGTTCGGAAAGCTTGTGATGATTTTTATTTTAACGTATATCGGTCATGATTTAATGTCATTTATTCATAATCCGGTGAAATCAGTCATTGTAGCAATTGGCATTTTTATTTTATGGTATGTCGGTAAGAAAATCGAAGTAAAATTAGAACTACATTAA
- a CDS encoding S-layer homology domain-containing protein: MKKKVLKVATALTIMGGVAFSAEGTTAKAELAAKPQQASQAFFKDVPAGHWSYEAIQTLAEQEIMLGYGNGVFGFGHNVTREQVAALIYRTMDFSEAFEEGDILENPYKDINERSTMFLEEILVLTELGIFNGDGTGNFRPKDTLTRAEMAQVLTEAYELEVKETKGFKDVPKGHWAENAINAVGSNGISVGDGNGNFAPNMKVTREQYAQFLFKTIFE, translated from the coding sequence TTGAAGAAAAAAGTTTTAAAAGTAGCAACAGCTTTAACAATTATGGGTGGAGTAGCATTTAGTGCTGAAGGGACTACAGCAAAAGCTGAATTAGCTGCAAAGCCACAACAAGCAAGTCAAGCATTCTTTAAAGATGTACCAGCAGGACATTGGTCTTATGAAGCAATTCAAACTTTAGCAGAACAAGAAATTATGCTTGGTTATGGAAATGGTGTGTTCGGTTTTGGACATAACGTAACTCGTGAACAAGTAGCTGCTTTAATTTATCGCACAATGGATTTCAGTGAAGCATTTGAGGAAGGCGATATTCTTGAAAATCCATATAAAGATATTAATGAAAGATCAACAATGTTCTTAGAAGAAATTTTAGTATTAACAGAATTAGGTATCTTTAATGGTGATGGAACTGGGAACTTTAGACCGAAAGATACATTAACACGCGCAGAAATGGCTCAAGTGCTTACAGAAGCATATGAATTAGAAGTAAAAGAAACAAAAGGATTTAAAGATGTACCAAAAGGACATTGGGCAGAAAATGCGATTAATGCAGTAGGTTCAAATGGTATTTCAGTAGGAGATGGCAATGGTAACTTCGCTCCAAACATGAAAGTAACACGTGAACAATATGCACAGTTCTTATTTAAAACAATTTTTGAATAA
- the cspA gene encoding RNA chaperone/antiterminator CspA codes for MAVTGQVKWFNNEKGFGFIEVPGGNDVFVHFSAIETDGFKSLEEGQKVSFEIEDGNRGPQAKNVIKL; via the coding sequence ATGGCAGTAACAGGACAAGTAAAATGGTTTAACAACGAAAAAGGATTCGGTTTCATCGAAGTTCCAGGCGGAAACGACGTATTCGTACACTTCTCTGCAATCGAAACTGACGGTTTCAAATCTCTAGAAGAAGGTCAAAAAGTTAGCTTTGAAATCGAAGACGGTAACCGTGGACCTCAAGCTAAAAACGTAATCAAACTATAA
- the lepB gene encoding signal peptidase I, translating into MKKTLKKEGIEWIRTILIGVLLAVFFRTFFFSTYVVEGKSMMPTLQDGNMLVVNKVSYQVGDLNRFDVVVFHANKKEDYVKRIIGLPGDQIEYKHDKLYINGQFVDEPYLEKYKKEINGRQLTGDFTLEELTKEKMVPPGYIFVVGDNRLGSWDSRHFGFVKADTVVGKVDLRYWPIQEVQTNFSKG; encoded by the coding sequence ATGAAGAAAACTTTGAAAAAAGAAGGCATAGAGTGGATACGAACAATTTTAATTGGTGTATTATTAGCTGTATTTTTTCGAACGTTTTTCTTTTCAACGTACGTTGTAGAGGGGAAGTCAATGATGCCGACATTGCAAGATGGCAATATGCTCGTTGTAAATAAGGTGAGTTATCAAGTGGGGGACTTGAATAGGTTTGATGTTGTTGTGTTTCATGCGAATAAAAAAGAGGACTACGTAAAAAGAATTATCGGTTTACCTGGAGATCAAATTGAATATAAGCATGATAAACTATATATAAACGGACAATTCGTGGATGAACCTTATTTAGAGAAATATAAGAAAGAGATAAATGGACGACAACTAACAGGTGACTTTACGCTAGAAGAGTTAACGAAGGAAAAAATGGTGCCACCTGGATATATTTTTGTAGTAGGTGATAACCGGCTCGGGAGCTGGGATAGTAGACACTTTGGATTTGTAAAAGCTGATACAGTTGTCGGTAAAGTTGATTTACGATATTGGCCAATTCAAGAGGTGCAAACGAATTTTTCAAAAGGTTGA
- the aceA gene encoding isocitrate lyase produces the protein MKNERIEKLQESWELDTRWKGITRPYSAEDVIRLRGSIDIEHTLARCGAEKLWASLHTEDYINALGALTGNQAMQQVKAGLKAIYLSGWQVAADANLSGHMYPDQSLYPANSVPAVVKRINQTLQRADQIQHMEGSGDTDYFVPIVADAEAGFGGQLNVFELMKGMIEAGASGVHFEDQLSSEKKCGHLGGKVLLPTQTAVRNLISARLAADVMGVPTIIVARTDADAADLITSDIDPVDKAFITGERTPEGFYRTKAGLDQAIARGLAYAPYADLVWCETSEPNLEDAKRFADAIHKEHPGKLLAYNCSPSFNWKQKLDEKTIASFQKEIASYGYKFQFVTLAGFHSLNYGMFELARGYKERGMAAYSELQQAEFAAEKHGYSATRHQREVGTGYFDEVAQVITGGTSSTTALKGSTEEAQFTK, from the coding sequence ATGAAAAACGAAAGAATCGAGAAATTACAAGAGAGCTGGGAATTAGATACGCGTTGGAAAGGGATCACACGTCCATATTCGGCAGAAGATGTAATTCGCCTGCGCGGATCAATTGATATTGAGCATACATTAGCGCGCTGCGGTGCTGAAAAGCTTTGGGCGTCGCTTCATACGGAAGATTATATTAACGCACTTGGCGCATTAACAGGAAACCAAGCGATGCAGCAAGTAAAAGCTGGGTTAAAAGCAATTTATTTAAGTGGATGGCAAGTAGCAGCTGATGCGAACCTTTCTGGACATATGTATCCAGACCAAAGTTTATATCCAGCGAACAGCGTACCTGCTGTAGTAAAACGAATTAATCAAACGCTGCAACGTGCGGATCAAATCCAGCATATGGAAGGAAGCGGTGATACAGATTATTTCGTACCGATTGTAGCAGATGCAGAAGCTGGATTTGGCGGACAATTAAACGTATTTGAACTAATGAAAGGTATGATTGAAGCAGGTGCATCAGGTGTGCACTTTGAAGATCAATTATCTTCAGAGAAAAAATGTGGGCATTTAGGCGGAAAAGTATTACTACCGACGCAAACAGCGGTACGTAATTTAATTTCGGCACGTCTTGCGGCTGACGTAATGGGAGTGCCGACAATTATCGTTGCAAGAACAGACGCGGATGCAGCTGATTTAATTACGAGCGATATTGATCCAGTTGATAAAGCGTTTATTACAGGAGAAAGAACACCAGAAGGATTTTATCGTACGAAGGCGGGTCTTGATCAAGCAATTGCACGTGGTTTAGCATACGCTCCTTATGCAGACCTCGTTTGGTGTGAGACGTCTGAACCCAATTTAGAAGATGCCAAACGATTTGCGGACGCAATTCATAAAGAACATCCAGGGAAATTGCTTGCATACAACTGCTCACCTTCATTTAACTGGAAACAAAAACTAGATGAAAAAACAATCGCGAGCTTCCAAAAAGAAATCGCATCTTACGGCTATAAATTCCAGTTCGTAACACTTGCTGGATTCCACTCATTAAACTACGGCATGTTTGAATTAGCACGTGGCTATAAAGAGCGCGGTATGGCAGCATACTCTGAACTGCAACAAGCAGAATTCGCAGCAGAAAAGCACGGATACTCTGCAACTCGTCACCAACGCGAAGTAGGAACAGGTTACTTTGATGAAGTAGCACAAGTTATTACAGGTGGTACTTCGTCAACGACAGCGTTAAAAGGATCTACAGAAGAAGCACAATTTACGAAATAA
- a CDS encoding M48 family metallopeptidase: MRKVIGWSLFLYVGFALLIYWYLFGWNHELIPDMYKGTSADPETFMNARELTLSHDYSRVKNLLYFLATPLEWIILLFVLVLGVSRKFEKWSKETTKISVLQVAIYFFYLSLLTTVLALPMQWISRKVSVDYGISTQSTQSWIKDHVIGFWESYATMLIVVAVLLWLIRKFPKRWWLAGWALSVPFTIFLTFIQPVVIDPLYNDFSTLKNKELETKILAIADKADIPAKHVYEVNMSEKTNALNAYVTGIGPNARIVMWDTTLKQLKDKEILFIMAHEMGHYVMKHIYWGVASYMLLSFIGMFLISRIINMCIRKWGNTLQISKAACFSILPLFFLISSVLSFASQPATNYVSRIEERAADQYALDMTKDGKSGVKTFQYLSKTSLSQVNPPALVKFFLYTHPPIFERIHTFEQYEKQSKKK, translated from the coding sequence GTGAGGAAGGTTATTGGGTGGTCGCTTTTTTTGTACGTTGGGTTTGCATTGCTTATATATTGGTATTTATTTGGATGGAATCATGAACTGATTCCGGACATGTATAAAGGAACGAGTGCAGATCCAGAAACGTTTATGAATGCAAGAGAGCTTACGCTAAGCCATGATTATTCGCGCGTGAAAAATTTACTGTACTTTTTAGCGACGCCTCTGGAATGGATTATATTATTATTTGTACTTGTTCTCGGTGTTTCAAGAAAGTTTGAGAAATGGTCGAAGGAAACGACGAAAATAAGTGTCCTGCAAGTAGCGATTTATTTCTTTTATTTATCACTACTCACAACAGTTCTTGCCCTGCCGATGCAATGGATTAGCCGAAAGGTATCCGTTGATTACGGCATTTCAACGCAAAGTACACAAAGCTGGATAAAAGATCACGTTATCGGTTTTTGGGAAAGTTATGCGACAATGTTAATTGTAGTTGCCGTTCTGTTATGGCTTATCCGTAAATTCCCGAAGAGATGGTGGCTAGCAGGGTGGGCGCTCTCTGTACCATTTACAATCTTTTTAACATTTATACAGCCTGTCGTTATTGATCCACTTTATAACGACTTCTCGACGCTGAAAAATAAAGAATTAGAAACGAAGATTTTAGCGATAGCAGACAAAGCGGACATTCCTGCTAAACATGTGTATGAAGTAAATATGTCAGAGAAAACGAATGCGTTAAATGCATATGTAACAGGAATTGGCCCTAATGCTCGTATTGTAATGTGGGATACAACGCTTAAGCAATTAAAAGATAAAGAGATTTTATTTATAATGGCCCATGAAATGGGACATTATGTTATGAAACATATATATTGGGGCGTTGCGAGTTATATGTTGCTATCGTTTATAGGGATGTTTCTCATTAGTCGTATTATCAATATGTGTATTCGAAAATGGGGGAATACGCTGCAAATTTCAAAAGCAGCATGTTTTTCAATTTTACCTTTATTTTTCTTAATTTCTTCTGTACTCTCTTTTGCATCACAGCCAGCAACAAACTATGTTTCTCGTATAGAAGAACGAGCGGCAGATCAATATGCTTTAGACATGACGAAGGACGGGAAATCTGGTGTAAAAACATTTCAATATTTATCGAAAACGAGTTTAAGTCAAGTAAATCCGCCTGCTTTAGTGAAGTTTTTCTTATATACACATCCACCAATTTTCGAAAGAATTCATACGTTTGAACAATATGAGAAACAAAGCAAAAAGAAGTAG
- a CDS encoding competence protein ComK, translating to MESKVERYVENYVVNKNTMALLPVILSEKKIVTRVVEMEDSFFVFQKPLDIIERSCRKHGSSFLGRKEGTKELTHITHKAPIAISPTDQLYFFPTYSYSRKECAWLSHFYIESNKESKDGNVIIRFINGFAVKLEISKSSFENQLNRMAKLRTEYEDRRKKQGNPCFKEIDKTEESRLKPAYEKVYFVKEEEV from the coding sequence ATGGAAAGTAAAGTAGAACGCTATGTCGAAAACTATGTGGTAAATAAAAATACAATGGCCTTACTTCCTGTTATTCTAAGTGAGAAGAAAATTGTTACACGAGTTGTTGAAATGGAAGATTCCTTTTTCGTATTTCAAAAGCCCCTAGATATTATAGAAAGAAGTTGCCGCAAGCATGGTTCTAGTTTCTTAGGCAGAAAAGAAGGAACGAAAGAGTTAACTCATATTACACATAAAGCACCGATTGCGATTAGTCCGACAGATCAACTTTATTTTTTTCCCACTTATTCATACTCTAGAAAAGAGTGTGCTTGGTTGTCTCATTTTTATATTGAAAGTAATAAAGAGTCAAAAGATGGAAATGTTATTATTAGATTTATAAATGGTTTTGCTGTGAAATTAGAAATATCAAAAAGTAGTTTTGAAAATCAACTAAATCGTATGGCAAAATTGCGTACTGAATATGAAGATCGTAGGAAAAAACAAGGGAATCCTTGTTTTAAAGAGATTGATAAAACTGAAGAATCTAGATTAAAACCAGCATACGAGAAAGTATATTTTGTGAAAGAAGAGGAAGTGTAA
- a CDS encoding methyl-accepting chemotaxis protein codes for MQAMEQTAGAMEELTQGMQSIVNTSSSVNELSAQSALDAESGNKLVKQMIQQMDTIQNSVHNGVKQVETMKEQSEEIVKIIDVMQGITAQINLLALNAAIEAARAGESGRGFAIVADEVRKLAEQSSDSAKQIEKLITQVMGTTNHTVDMMGKVDNEVQAGTQVVMHTEKVFGTITEKVKQVSEQIQTVSMSTDEIAASSEEISASTEDIAQISQRSSDRTDRVKESIQQQEKSVQEISVSIEHMHNAAGELKQIVAQFTLQK; via the coding sequence ATGCAAGCAATGGAGCAAACTGCGGGTGCGATGGAAGAGTTGACACAAGGAATGCAGAGTATAGTGAATACATCATCCTCTGTAAATGAATTGTCTGCTCAATCAGCATTAGATGCAGAGAGTGGTAACAAATTAGTGAAACAAATGATTCAACAGATGGATACAATCCAAAATTCAGTACATAACGGTGTGAAACAAGTAGAGACTATGAAAGAACAATCAGAAGAAATTGTTAAAATTATTGATGTTATGCAAGGCATTACCGCTCAAATTAACTTATTAGCATTAAACGCCGCAATTGAGGCTGCACGTGCTGGGGAAAGTGGTAGAGGATTTGCAATTGTGGCAGATGAAGTAAGAAAATTAGCAGAACAATCTAGTGATTCTGCAAAACAAATTGAGAAGCTTATTACTCAAGTTATGGGAACAACGAACCACACCGTGGACATGATGGGGAAAGTAGATAATGAGGTACAGGCAGGTACACAAGTAGTAATGCACACAGAAAAAGTATTTGGAACAATTACAGAAAAAGTAAAACAAGTATCTGAGCAAATTCAAACGGTATCTATGTCTACAGATGAAATTGCAGCGAGCAGTGAGGAGATTTCGGCTTCTACAGAAGACATAGCTCAAATTTCCCAAAGATCATCTGACCGAACTGATAGGGTAAAAGAGTCTATTCAACAACAAGAAAAATCTGTTCAAGAGATTTCGGTTTCAATTGAACATATGCATAACGCAGCAGGAGAATTAAAACAAATAGTTGCCCAATTTACTCTTCAAAAGTAG
- the aceB gene encoding malate synthase A produces MSTQTSRVTLPGEMLPAYNEILTPEALSFLKELHGNFNERRIELLQKRAEKQKRIDAGEFPKFLEETKHIREADWTIAKLPKDLEDRRVEITGPVDRKMVINALNSGAHLFMADFEDSNSPTWENTIEGQINLRDAVQGTISHKNENGKEYHLNSKTAVLIVRPRGWHLEEKHMQVEGKNMSGSLVDFGLYFFHNAKALLAKESGPYFYLPKMESHLEARLWNDVFVFAQKYIGIPNGTIKATVLLETIHASFEMDEILYELKDHSAGLNCGRWDYIFSFLKSFRNHNEFLLPDRAQVTMTAPFMRAYSLKVIQTCHRRNAPAIGGMAAQIPIKNNPEANEAAFEKVRADKEREALDGHDGTWVAHPGLVPVAMEVFNHIMKTPNQIFRKREEIHVTEKDLLEVPVGTITEEGFRLNISVGIQYIASWLSGRGAAPIYNLMEDAATAEISRAQVWQWIRHEGGKLNDGRNITLELMEELKEEELAKIEREIGKEAFKKGRFQEATTLFTNLVRDDEFVPFLTLPGYEIL; encoded by the coding sequence ATGTCGACGCAAACTTCACGGGTTACATTGCCCGGAGAAATGTTGCCAGCGTACAACGAAATATTGACACCTGAGGCGCTTAGTTTTTTGAAGGAACTACATGGAAATTTCAATGAGCGCCGCATAGAACTTTTACAAAAGCGTGCGGAGAAACAAAAGAGAATTGATGCAGGGGAGTTTCCGAAGTTTTTAGAAGAAACGAAGCACATACGTGAAGCGGATTGGACAATTGCCAAATTGCCAAAAGATTTAGAGGATCGCCGCGTAGAGATTACTGGACCAGTAGATAGAAAGATGGTTATTAATGCTTTAAATTCAGGAGCACATCTTTTTATGGCAGACTTTGAAGATTCGAATTCACCAACTTGGGAGAATACGATTGAAGGTCAAATAAACTTACGAGATGCAGTACAGGGAACGATTTCACATAAAAATGAAAACGGAAAAGAATATCATTTAAATAGTAAAACAGCTGTACTCATTGTGCGTCCAAGAGGATGGCATTTAGAGGAAAAACATATGCAAGTTGAAGGAAAGAATATGTCTGGTAGCTTAGTAGATTTCGGACTTTATTTTTTTCATAATGCGAAAGCTCTTTTAGCAAAAGAAAGTGGTCCATACTTTTACTTACCGAAAATGGAAAGTCATTTAGAGGCAAGGTTATGGAATGATGTGTTCGTATTTGCTCAAAAATATATCGGTATTCCAAACGGAACAATCAAAGCAACGGTGTTATTGGAAACGATTCACGCTTCGTTTGAAATGGATGAAATTTTGTATGAGCTTAAAGACCATTCTGCTGGGTTAAATTGCGGAAGATGGGATTATATTTTCAGTTTTTTAAAGAGTTTCCGTAATCATAATGAATTTTTACTTCCAGATAGAGCGCAAGTCACGATGACGGCGCCGTTTATGCGCGCGTATTCTTTGAAAGTCATTCAAACGTGTCACCGTCGTAATGCACCAGCTATTGGAGGAATGGCGGCACAAATTCCAATTAAAAACAATCCAGAAGCGAATGAAGCAGCTTTTGAAAAAGTGCGTGCGGATAAAGAGCGCGAAGCTTTAGATGGTCATGATGGGACTTGGGTTGCCCACCCGGGACTTGTACCAGTCGCGATGGAAGTATTTAATCACATTATGAAAACACCGAATCAAATTTTTAGAAAACGTGAAGAAATACATGTTACAGAAAAGGATTTATTAGAAGTACCAGTGGGAACGATTACAGAAGAGGGATTTCGCCTAAATATTAGCGTAGGTATTCAATATATTGCATCTTGGTTAAGCGGACGGGGAGCGGCACCAATTTATAACTTAATGGAAGATGCGGCAACAGCGGAAATTTCTAGGGCACAAGTATGGCAATGGATTCGCCATGAAGGTGGAAAATTAAATGATGGCCGTAATATTACACTTGAATTAATGGAAGAGCTAAAAGAAGAAGAGTTAGCAAAAATAGAAAGAGAGATTGGTAAGGAAGCCTTTAAGAAAGGGAGATTCCAAGAGGCGACAACGTTATTTACAAATCTCGTTCGGGATGATGAATTCGTACCATTTTTAACATTACCGGGTTATGAAATTTTATAA